A section of the Vanessa tameamea isolate UH-Manoa-2023 chromosome 29, ilVanTame1 primary haplotype, whole genome shotgun sequence genome encodes:
- the LOC113395259 gene encoding V-type proton ATPase subunit e 2-like: MGASFVPITVFTVFWGVVGIVCPFFAPKGPNRGIIQVVLMLTAATCWLFWLCAYMAQMNPLIGPRLDNETLIWISQTWGKSYKQ; encoded by the exons ATGGGTGCCTCATTCGTTCCCATCACGGTTTTCACCGTTTTCTGGGGTGTAGTGGGTATCGTCTGCCCGTTTTTCGCCCCTAAAGGTCCCAACAGAGG GATAATTCAAGTGGTATTGATGCTAACAGCAGCTACGTGTTGGTTATT CTGGCTGTGCGCATACATGGCGCAAATGAACCCTCTCATTGGACCCAGATTGGACAACGAGACTCTTATCTGGATTTCACAGACTTGG GGCAAATCATACAAGCAATAA